The following are encoded together in the Gemmatimonadota bacterium genome:
- a CDS encoding glycosyl hydrolase, translated as MRSHVRLVATVCALGALGTSLQAQRAARPARGVASDSARPSSPYTSEAFGALRARSIGPAMTSGRVMTVAVHPSNPGIIYAGTASGGLWKTTSGGAAWQPVFDREGSYSIGWITLDPKHPNVIWVGTGERNSQRSVAYGDGVYKSEDGGRSWKNVGLKLSEHIGRIVVDPTNSDVVYVAAQGPLWSAGGERGLYKTTDGGTSWTQVLAISENTGVSDVVVDPRYPNVIIASSYQRRRHFFTLINGGPESAIHRSTDGGKTWTKVNTGLPSEELGRIGLAISPQNPDVVYANVEAANRRGGIYRSSDNGVTWQKMSDYTQGSMYYGDIFADPTQFDRIYVPDVLFQVSDDGGRTMRPLGTRGMHVDNHIIWIDPTNPNHYLIGNDGGLYRTYDRGETWVFFENLPLAQYYDVDVDNAAPFYNVYGGLQDNNSIGMPSRTKSDHGIMNSDVFVTMGGDGFVSRIDPEDPNIIYSELQHGVIVRFDKRTHERVGIQPQEAKGDVPLRWNWDAPFIISPFSSKRLYMAAQFLYRSDDRGDSWKRISPDLTRQVQRNTLPVMGKVWGPDAVAKNTSTALYSNISAVAESPKKEGMLWVGTDDGLIQVSEDGGTNWRKMDSFPGVPSNAYVSRIKASQFDANTAYATFTNHQNGDFKPYAIKTTDGGRTWTSINGNLPARGSTHAFAEDFVDPNLLFVGTEFGAYASRDGGSHWFKLGGIPTIAVRDFAIQKREHDLVIGTFGRGIYIVDDYTALRTTTPATLAAAATLFPVRDALLFVPTQQYGGRGKAFQGEMLYSGDNPPYGAVFTYYLKDGLKSLKQKRLDAEKAAEKAGQPIPYPTPEQMRAEAAEEAPSILLTISDSSGTPIRTITGPSAKGLQRVAWNLQLPSHTLPRAANPLEELFESGPSGPYVVPGRYNVSLAQRVGGVTTSLGGTITFRVITEPGAPVTLADHAARGAFQKRLQELRRSVAGAVELTTSTGQKLDQMRRALDQTPAAPAALGQQVRALQDRLALIVRELSGDRALASRSEATPASIAERVNGISGEQGRTLGRPTGTHQEQFTIASELYAVELAKLRQLAEADVPALEREVEKAGAPYTAGRIPAR; from the coding sequence GTGCGTTCCCACGTTCGCCTCGTTGCCACCGTCTGCGCCCTCGGCGCGTTAGGCACCTCCCTGCAGGCCCAGCGCGCGGCGCGGCCGGCGCGCGGCGTCGCCAGCGATAGCGCCCGGCCATCGTCGCCGTACACCAGCGAGGCATTCGGCGCACTTCGCGCCCGCTCAATCGGGCCAGCGATGACCTCGGGGCGTGTGATGACGGTGGCGGTCCACCCCAGCAACCCCGGCATCATCTACGCCGGCACGGCGTCGGGCGGACTGTGGAAGACCACGAGTGGGGGCGCCGCCTGGCAGCCGGTCTTCGATCGCGAGGGTTCGTACTCCATCGGGTGGATCACCCTCGACCCGAAACATCCGAACGTCATCTGGGTCGGGACCGGCGAGCGCAACTCGCAGCGCTCCGTGGCCTACGGCGACGGCGTCTACAAGTCCGAAGATGGCGGCCGCTCATGGAAGAACGTCGGCCTCAAGCTATCGGAGCACATCGGGCGCATCGTCGTCGACCCCACCAACAGCGACGTGGTCTACGTCGCGGCGCAGGGACCGCTCTGGAGCGCCGGCGGCGAGCGGGGGCTCTACAAGACCACCGATGGCGGCACGTCGTGGACCCAGGTGCTCGCCATCTCCGAGAACACCGGCGTCAGCGATGTCGTCGTCGATCCGCGTTACCCCAACGTCATCATCGCCTCGTCGTATCAGCGCCGGCGCCACTTCTTCACGCTCATCAACGGCGGCCCCGAGAGCGCCATCCATCGCAGCACCGACGGCGGAAAGACCTGGACCAAGGTGAACACGGGACTCCCCAGCGAGGAACTGGGGCGCATCGGGCTCGCCATCTCGCCGCAGAACCCGGACGTGGTCTACGCCAACGTCGAAGCAGCCAATCGCCGCGGTGGCATCTATCGCTCCAGCGACAACGGCGTCACGTGGCAGAAGATGTCGGACTACACCCAGGGGTCGATGTACTATGGCGACATCTTCGCCGACCCCACGCAGTTCGATCGCATCTATGTCCCGGACGTCCTCTTCCAGGTGAGCGATGACGGCGGGCGCACCATGCGCCCCCTCGGGACGCGCGGGATGCACGTCGACAATCACATCATCTGGATCGATCCGACGAATCCCAATCACTACCTCATCGGCAACGATGGTGGGCTCTATCGCACGTACGACCGCGGCGAGACGTGGGTCTTCTTCGAGAACCTCCCGCTCGCCCAGTACTACGACGTCGACGTCGACAACGCCGCCCCGTTCTACAACGTCTACGGCGGCCTGCAGGACAACAACTCGATCGGCATGCCGTCGCGCACCAAGAGCGACCACGGCATCATGAATTCCGATGTCTTCGTGACGATGGGAGGCGACGGCTTCGTCTCACGCATCGACCCCGAGGACCCGAACATCATCTATTCCGAGCTGCAGCACGGCGTCATCGTGCGCTTCGACAAGCGCACGCACGAGCGCGTCGGCATCCAGCCGCAGGAAGCCAAGGGCGACGTCCCGCTCCGCTGGAACTGGGACGCCCCCTTCATCATCTCGCCGTTCAGCAGCAAGCGGCTGTACATGGCCGCCCAGTTCCTCTACCGCTCCGACGATCGCGGCGACAGCTGGAAGCGGATCTCCCCCGACCTCACTCGGCAGGTGCAACGCAATACGCTGCCGGTGATGGGGAAGGTGTGGGGCCCCGACGCCGTCGCCAAGAACACCTCCACCGCGCTGTACTCCAACATCAGCGCCGTCGCCGAGAGCCCAAAGAAGGAAGGGATGCTCTGGGTGGGGACCGACGATGGGCTCATTCAGGTGAGCGAGGACGGGGGCACCAACTGGCGAAAGATGGACAGCTTCCCCGGCGTCCCGTCCAACGCGTACGTGTCTCGCATCAAGGCCTCGCAGTTCGACGCCAACACCGCCTACGCCACCTTCACGAACCACCAGAACGGCGACTTCAAGCCATACGCCATCAAGACGACCGACGGCGGGCGCACGTGGACGTCGATCAACGGCAACCTCCCGGCGCGCGGCTCGACGCACGCCTTCGCCGAGGACTTCGTCGATCCCAACCTGCTCTTCGTGGGGACCGAGTTCGGCGCCTACGCCTCGCGCGATGGCGGCTCGCACTGGTTCAAGCTGGGCGGCATCCCCACCATCGCCGTGCGCGACTTCGCGATCCAGAAGCGCGAGCATGACCTCGTGATCGGGACGTTCGGGCGCGGGATCTACATCGTGGACGACTACACCGCACTGCGCACGACGACGCCGGCCACGCTCGCCGCCGCGGCCACGCTCTTCCCGGTGCGCGACGCCCTGCTCTTCGTCCCCACGCAGCAGTACGGCGGGCGCGGCAAGGCCTTCCAGGGGGAGATGCTGTACAGCGGCGACAACCCGCCGTACGGTGCGGTCTTCACGTACTACCTGAAGGACGGCCTCAAGTCGCTCAAGCAGAAGCGGCTCGACGCCGAGAAGGCGGCCGAGAAGGCCGGGCAACCGATCCCGTATCCCACCCCCGAACAGATGCGGGCCGAGGCCGCCGAAGAGGCGCCGTCGATCCTCCTGACGATCAGCGACTCGTCAGGCACCCCCATCCGCACCATCACGGGGCCGTCCGCCAAGGGGCTCCAGCGCGTCGCCTGGAACCTGCAGCTCCCCTCGCACACGCTGCCGCGCGCGGCCAACCCGTTGGAGGAACTGTTCGAGAGCGGCCCCTCCGGACCGTACGTCGTTCCCGGGCGCTACAACGTCTCGCTCGCCCAGCGCGTGGGGGGCGTCACGACTTCGTTAGGCGGCACGATCACTTTCCGCGTGATTACCGAGCCGGGCGCTCCGGTCACGCTCGCCGACCATGCCGCACGTGGCGCGTTCCAGAAGCGGTTGCAGGAGCTGCGGCGCTCGGTGGCCGGCGCGGTCGAACTCACCACCAGCACGGGACAGAAGCTCGACCAGATGCGCCGCGCCCTCGACCAGACACCGGCCGCACCGGCCGCGTTGGGGCAGCAGGTGCGCGCGCTGCAGGATCGCCTGGCGCTCATCGTGCGCGAACTCTCGGGCGACCGTGCCCTCGCCAGCCGCAGCGAGGCGACCCCCGCGTCGATCGCCGAGCGGGTGAATGGGATCAGCGGTGAGCAGGGACGTACACTCGGCCGCCCGACCGGGACGCACCAGGAGCAGTTCACCATCGCCAGCGAACTGTACGCCGTTGAACTCGCGAAGCTGCGCCAGCTCGCGGAGGCCGACGTTCCGGCGCTCGAGCGTGAGGTGGAGAAGGCCGGGGCGCCCTACACCGCCGGTCGGATCCCCGCACGATGA
- a CDS encoding class I SAM-dependent methyltransferase codes for MDVHRWDERFSAGELPYGAEPNDFVAAQAPHIPTGPVLCLAEGYGRNALWLAAQGHPVTAIEQSSVGIARAKDLGVERGVEVTWVQGDLADVDLGEGKWSGIVSVFAHLPPALRADVHARAVRALAPGGVFILEAYSPAQLGHRTGGPRDVELLMTRDGLVQELAGLELLIAQEIEREVNEGVLHQGLAAVVQVVARKPH; via the coding sequence ATGGACGTCCACCGCTGGGACGAACGATTCTCCGCAGGCGAGCTCCCGTACGGGGCGGAGCCCAACGATTTCGTGGCCGCGCAGGCGCCGCACATCCCCACCGGCCCGGTGCTGTGCCTGGCGGAGGGCTACGGGCGCAACGCGTTGTGGCTGGCGGCGCAGGGGCACCCCGTGACCGCCATCGAGCAGTCGAGCGTCGGCATCGCGCGCGCGAAGGACCTCGGCGTTGAGCGTGGGGTCGAGGTGACGTGGGTGCAGGGCGACCTCGCCGACGTCGACCTGGGGGAAGGCAAGTGGAGCGGGATCGTCTCGGTCTTTGCGCACCTCCCGCCGGCATTGCGCGCCGATGTGCACGCCCGCGCGGTGCGGGCGCTTGCCCCTGGCGGCGTCTTCATCCTCGAGGCGTATTCCCCCGCCCAGCTCGGGCACCGCACCGGCGGGCCGCGCGACGTGGAGCTCCTGATGACGCGGGATGGACTGGTGCAGGAACTCGCCGGGCTGGAGCTCCTCATTGCGCAGGAGATCGAGCGCGAGGTGAACGAAGGGGTACTGCACCAGGGGCTGGCGGCGGTGGTGCAGGTGGTGGCGAGGAAGCCGCACTGA
- a CDS encoding serine/threonine protein kinase, whose product MTLSDLTQIRRKLADRYDLERELGRGGMGAVYLARDRALDRLVALKILPEEFAADPALHDRFLREMRTTASFSHPNIVPVHAIEERDGVMAFAMGYVEGESLAQRVHRAGPLTVRELVRLLQDVGYALAYAHGRGVAHRDIKPDNIMIERATGRALLMDFGIARAITEPTAGGGLTRVGEVVGTPEYMSPEQASGDTVDGRSDLYSLGLVAWFAAIGRPAVTGESIQKILVKQLTEPVPAIESVRPELPDLLSAAIDRCVAKVPEARFATAEALVEAVDNSQLAGPDIPLPVRSFVSELELLSTVFFLLVLVAWTVSRAIARLGSSFDALVPVVVLVGIGLTRLLQLFSDARHLAEMGYAPDDVLKGMQGVYDERESVRQSRRANPLTQRRRRTTVRMALLMLVIAAGLIGIELVTRRKLASGAYAIPAWALVPLFTGLALTGAGIALLARTPFRAPPPERIFRRVWMGPVGRAFLRLAARGVASSAGAPLTPLGALSRSALTSPPAAITSPARAAASVSTQSPATSAHAAPAASANRVAPGRDEVAQLEARVAKLEEWRRQIEG is encoded by the coding sequence GTGACGCTGTCCGACCTCACCCAGATCCGCCGCAAGCTGGCCGACCGCTACGACCTCGAGCGCGAGCTGGGGCGTGGCGGGATGGGGGCGGTGTACCTGGCGCGCGACCGGGCACTCGACCGACTGGTGGCGCTCAAGATCCTGCCCGAGGAGTTCGCCGCTGATCCCGCGCTGCACGATCGCTTCCTGCGCGAGATGCGCACCACGGCGTCGTTCTCGCACCCCAACATCGTCCCGGTGCACGCGATCGAGGAGCGCGATGGGGTGATGGCCTTCGCGATGGGATACGTGGAGGGGGAGAGCCTGGCGCAGCGGGTGCACCGTGCCGGCCCGCTCACGGTGCGCGAACTCGTGCGCCTGTTGCAGGACGTTGGCTACGCGCTCGCCTATGCGCATGGGCGTGGGGTGGCGCATCGGGACATCAAGCCCGACAACATCATGATCGAGCGTGCCACGGGGCGCGCCCTGCTCATGGATTTCGGGATCGCCCGCGCCATCACCGAGCCCACCGCCGGCGGCGGGCTCACTCGCGTGGGGGAGGTCGTCGGGACGCCCGAGTACATGAGCCCCGAGCAGGCGTCGGGGGACACGGTCGACGGGCGGAGCGACCTGTATTCGTTAGGGCTGGTGGCCTGGTTCGCGGCCATCGGGCGTCCTGCGGTGACCGGCGAGTCGATCCAGAAGATCCTCGTCAAGCAGCTGACGGAGCCGGTCCCCGCCATCGAGTCGGTGCGTCCCGAGCTCCCCGACCTGCTCTCGGCGGCGATCGACCGGTGTGTGGCGAAGGTGCCGGAGGCGCGCTTCGCGACCGCGGAGGCGCTGGTGGAAGCGGTCGACAACTCGCAGCTGGCGGGGCCGGACATCCCGTTGCCGGTGCGGAGCTTCGTGTCGGAGCTCGAGTTGCTGTCGACGGTCTTCTTCCTCCTCGTGCTCGTGGCGTGGACCGTCTCGCGCGCCATCGCGCGACTCGGCTCGTCGTTCGATGCGCTCGTCCCCGTGGTGGTCCTCGTGGGGATCGGGCTCACGCGCCTGCTGCAGCTCTTCAGCGACGCGCGCCACCTCGCCGAGATGGGCTATGCGCCGGACGACGTGCTCAAGGGGATGCAGGGCGTGTACGACGAGCGGGAAAGCGTGCGCCAGTCGCGGCGTGCCAATCCGCTCACGCAGCGGCGCCGCCGCACGACGGTGCGCATGGCGCTGCTGATGCTCGTGATCGCGGCCGGGCTGATCGGGATCGAGCTGGTGACGCGCCGGAAGCTTGCATCGGGAGCGTACGCGATCCCCGCGTGGGCGCTCGTGCCCCTGTTCACAGGGTTGGCCCTGACGGGGGCCGGCATCGCCCTGCTGGCGCGAACGCCGTTCCGTGCGCCACCGCCCGAGCGCATCTTCCGCCGTGTGTGGATGGGGCCCGTCGGCCGTGCGTTCTTGCGCCTGGCGGCACGTGGCGTCGCATCCTCCGCCGGGGCGCCCCTCACGCCGCTCGGCGCGCTGTCGCGGAGCGCGCTTACGTCTCCGCCAGCCGCAATCACGTCACCGGCGCGCGCGGCGGCGTCCGTCTCGACGCAGTCCCCCGCCACCAGCGCGCACGCGGCGCCTGCCGCGAGCGCCAACAGGGTTGCGCCGGGCCGCGACGAGGTGGCCCAGCTCGAGGCCCGTGTGGCCAAGCTCGAGGAGTGGCGGCGGCAAATCGAGGGGTGA
- a CDS encoding DUF998 domain-containing protein: MPTSLLARLTLAASATAILALLALHALRADLSPATHMISEYAVGAHGWVMTLCFYAFALASLALLGALATRVRGGVGWLGLVCLLVTAAGLTIGGTFAMDPTTSDAALMSRSGQLHGLGFMLGVPGELLAVLLLTLHLRTQPAWKSRPLAVLAGAVWRSVVVMVPLLMNNGAFGIPNRTFMLSYGAWMIAVAMGL, from the coding sequence ATGCCCACATCCCTGCTCGCCCGACTCACGCTCGCCGCATCGGCAACGGCGATACTCGCCCTGCTCGCGCTGCACGCATTGCGCGCCGACCTGTCGCCGGCCACGCACATGATCAGCGAGTACGCGGTTGGGGCGCACGGATGGGTCATGACGCTCTGCTTCTACGCGTTCGCCCTCGCCTCACTCGCGCTTCTTGGCGCCCTGGCAACACGCGTGCGGGGGGGCGTCGGGTGGCTTGGCCTCGTGTGCCTCCTCGTGACCGCGGCGGGACTGACCATCGGCGGCACGTTCGCGATGGACCCCACCACCAGCGATGCGGCGCTGATGTCCCGCTCCGGCCAGTTGCACGGCCTGGGCTTCATGCTCGGCGTTCCCGGCGAGTTACTGGCGGTGCTGCTGCTGACGTTGCACCTGCGGACGCAGCCCGCGTGGAAGTCGCGACCGCTCGCCGTGCTGGCGGGCGCGGTCTGGCGGAGCGTGGTGGTGATGGTGCCACTGTTGATGAACAATGGGGCGTTCGGGATCCCCAACCGGACCTTCATGCTGTCGTACGGTGCGTGGATGATTGCGGTAGCCATGGGCTTGTAG
- a CDS encoding PD40 domain-containing protein has product MRLRSLLAVAAPATLALSAPAAHVAAQAPADTSWDITKARGKTREIDFTTSEGTWTSVDLSTDGKWVVFDLLSHVYRVPSSGGTAESLTQSSGVASNFHPRLSPDGKSIAFISDRKGQYNLWLMDADGANPRPVALDPTSRFEFPQWTADNQYIIVVKMTGFGSRSLVMFHRDGGTGVTLVKGDVGKVPYRTAISADGRYLYYDVYTARPTGFWGQDDVLKGTVQIHRYDLKSGVVRPITFGEAQQQDRATSGGAYAAEPSPDGRWLAFMRKVPNGVLEYKGQKFGPRSALWIRDLKLGGERLVMDPVEMDLAEESIPLNGSYPMYRWASDGKSIVIHQGGKIRRLDVASGAVSTIPFTARVQRTISEQVAVKNKLSDAPFDVRFVRWATTSPDGKTLAFQALGRIWLQSLPGGTPRRLTPATFEPFEFQPAWSPDGRMIAFASVDANNRGALWRVAAGGGAPERLTREVGEYMNPAWTPDGREIVAVRGAGASARASTVSRNGWFDVFRMPSAGGEETDITQLEAGSFFGGAEMRPTVGNDGRVYFAAAKMIAPGADRPVTGVEVLSLRLDGTDKKVHANVKDSDDAAVSPDGRWVAFTQGSNTYLSPLPPGGAGDQAPLLAKAGGAFSATPLTTEGGLYPRWRSANVVDFASANRVYSHDASARRTDTIAVKLTAPRAIAQGSIALTGARIVTLDNKRVINSGTIVAKAGRITCVGSCSTAGIDKVVNASGKTIIPGWVDMHAHHHREHLAMMPRGNFESAIYLAYGVTTTSDPSTSSVAAFPTAELIEAGEMVGPRAFSVAEALTNGDNAHTNDVTSRDIAVTELKRRMSWGAVLLKQYLQPQRQQRQWAVDAARQLGLRVTAEGSDDLNHKLGMIMDGHNGGEHPTVQAPLYADFTTFLGKSKYFYSHTPLVSGYAGWNEEYFWQESPVWQDAKQGKWVPWRQLIPHTRRFIMRPETDYSKDIMSQQVADIIAAGGYSAVGSHGQQAGLGSHWDVWMAAKANGPMTALEIASMHGAMFLGMEADIGSISVGKLADLMVLNANPLENIRNTADIRYVMKAGTLYDAMSLDEIWPKAKPYGDNYWYVPQMYEKSVKAVGTYDRK; this is encoded by the coding sequence ATGCGCCTGCGCTCTCTCCTCGCCGTCGCCGCCCCGGCGACACTCGCCCTCAGCGCCCCCGCTGCGCATGTCGCAGCACAGGCCCCGGCCGATACCTCGTGGGATATCACCAAGGCCCGCGGCAAGACGCGCGAGATCGACTTCACCACCAGCGAGGGGACGTGGACCTCGGTAGACCTCTCCACCGACGGCAAGTGGGTCGTCTTCGACCTGCTGAGCCACGTCTACCGCGTCCCCTCGTCAGGCGGGACCGCCGAGTCGCTCACGCAGTCGAGCGGCGTCGCGTCGAACTTCCATCCGCGCCTGTCGCCCGACGGCAAGTCGATCGCCTTCATCTCCGACCGCAAGGGGCAGTACAACCTGTGGCTGATGGACGCCGACGGCGCCAACCCGCGCCCCGTCGCGCTCGATCCCACGTCGCGCTTCGAGTTTCCGCAGTGGACCGCCGACAACCAGTACATCATCGTGGTGAAGATGACCGGCTTCGGCTCCCGGTCGTTGGTCATGTTCCACCGCGATGGCGGCACCGGGGTGACGCTGGTGAAGGGCGACGTGGGGAAGGTGCCGTATCGCACCGCCATTTCGGCGGACGGGCGCTACCTCTACTACGACGTGTACACCGCGCGCCCCACCGGCTTCTGGGGACAGGACGACGTGCTCAAGGGGACGGTGCAGATCCACCGGTACGACCTCAAGTCCGGGGTCGTGCGCCCGATCACCTTCGGCGAGGCGCAGCAGCAGGATCGCGCGACCAGCGGCGGCGCCTATGCCGCCGAGCCGAGCCCGGATGGTCGCTGGCTGGCCTTCATGCGCAAGGTGCCTAACGGGGTTCTGGAGTACAAAGGGCAGAAGTTCGGGCCGCGCAGCGCCCTCTGGATCCGCGACCTCAAGCTCGGCGGCGAACGACTGGTGATGGATCCGGTCGAGATGGACCTGGCCGAGGAGAGCATCCCGCTCAACGGGTCGTACCCGATGTATCGCTGGGCGAGCGACGGCAAGTCGATCGTCATCCACCAGGGCGGCAAGATTCGTCGCCTTGATGTCGCCTCGGGCGCGGTCTCGACGATTCCCTTCACGGCCCGCGTGCAGCGCACGATCTCCGAGCAGGTCGCGGTCAAGAACAAGCTCAGCGATGCCCCGTTCGACGTGCGCTTCGTTCGGTGGGCGACCACCTCGCCGGATGGCAAGACGCTCGCCTTCCAGGCGTTAGGGCGCATCTGGCTGCAGTCGCTCCCCGGTGGAACGCCGCGTCGCCTCACGCCGGCCACCTTCGAGCCGTTCGAGTTCCAGCCCGCATGGTCGCCCGACGGACGCATGATCGCCTTTGCCTCGGTCGACGCCAACAACCGTGGCGCCCTGTGGCGCGTGGCGGCCGGTGGCGGTGCCCCGGAGCGCCTGACGCGGGAGGTGGGTGAATACATGAACCCGGCGTGGACACCAGACGGTCGCGAGATTGTGGCCGTGCGCGGCGCCGGTGCCTCCGCGCGCGCATCGACGGTATCGCGCAACGGATGGTTTGACGTCTTCCGCATGCCGAGCGCGGGCGGCGAAGAGACCGACATCACGCAGCTCGAAGCCGGGTCGTTCTTCGGGGGCGCTGAGATGCGCCCGACGGTGGGGAACGACGGGCGCGTCTACTTCGCCGCGGCGAAGATGATCGCCCCCGGGGCCGACCGTCCGGTGACCGGCGTCGAGGTGCTCTCGCTGCGTCTGGACGGCACCGACAAGAAGGTGCACGCCAACGTGAAGGACTCCGACGATGCCGCCGTCTCACCCGACGGCCGGTGGGTCGCCTTCACGCAGGGGTCCAACACATACCTCTCGCCGTTGCCACCGGGGGGAGCGGGAGACCAGGCGCCGCTGCTGGCCAAGGCCGGCGGTGCCTTCAGCGCGACGCCACTCACCACCGAGGGCGGATTGTACCCGCGCTGGCGATCGGCCAACGTCGTCGACTTCGCCAGTGCCAACCGCGTCTACTCGCACGACGCGTCCGCCAGGCGCACCGACACCATCGCGGTGAAGCTCACCGCCCCGCGCGCCATCGCGCAGGGGTCCATCGCCCTCACCGGGGCGCGCATCGTCACGCTCGACAACAAGCGCGTGATCAACAGCGGGACGATCGTGGCGAAGGCGGGGCGCATCACCTGCGTCGGGTCGTGCAGTACCGCTGGCATCGACAAGGTCGTGAACGCGTCGGGGAAGACGATCATCCCCGGCTGGGTCGACATGCACGCGCATCACCATCGCGAGCACCTGGCGATGATGCCCAGGGGGAACTTCGAGTCGGCGATCTACCTCGCCTACGGCGTGACCACCACGAGTGATCCGTCCACCTCGTCGGTCGCCGCCTTCCCGACCGCAGAGCTCATCGAAGCGGGCGAGATGGTCGGGCCGCGCGCCTTCAGCGTGGCGGAGGCCCTCACCAACGGCGACAACGCACACACCAACGACGTCACCAGCCGCGACATCGCGGTCACGGAGCTCAAGCGCCGGATGTCGTGGGGTGCCGTGCTCCTCAAGCAGTACCTGCAGCCGCAACGCCAGCAGCGGCAGTGGGCGGTCGATGCGGCACGTCAACTGGGGCTGCGCGTCACCGCCGAGGGGAGCGACGACCTGAATCACAAGCTCGGCATGATCATGGACGGGCACAACGGCGGGGAGCACCCGACGGTGCAGGCCCCGCTGTATGCGGACTTCACCACCTTCCTTGGCAAGTCGAAGTACTTCTACTCGCACACGCCGCTGGTGAGCGGCTACGCCGGCTGGAACGAGGAGTACTTCTGGCAGGAGAGCCCGGTGTGGCAGGACGCCAAGCAGGGGAAGTGGGTCCCATGGCGCCAGCTCATCCCGCACACGCGACGCTTCATCATGCGGCCGGAGACCGACTACTCCAAGGACATCATGTCGCAGCAGGTGGCCGACATCATTGCGGCTGGCGGCTACTCCGCGGTCGGCTCGCACGGTCAGCAGGCGGGGCTCGGCTCGCACTGGGACGTGTGGATGGCCGCCAAGGCCAACGGCCCCATGACCGCGCTGGAGATCGCCTCCATGCACGGCGCGATGTTCCTCGGGATGGAGGCAGACATCGGGTCGATCAGCGTGGGCAAGCTGGCCGACCTCATGGTGCTCAACGCCAACCCGCTGGAGAACATCCGCAACACCGCCGACATCCGCTACGTGATGAAGGCGGGGACGCTGTACGACGCCATGTCGCTCGACGAGATCTGGCCGAAGGCGAAGCCGTACGGCGACAACTACTGGTACGTCCCGCAGATGTACGAGAAGAGCGTGAAGGCGGTGGGAACGTACGACAGGAAGTAG
- a CDS encoding M20/M25/M40 family metallo-hydrolase, with product MMTLRSMRTLAAALLLAAPALAHAQQVGHIGKTKWDSTARNLFKELIEINTTESSGSTLKAAQAMAARLKAAGFPDSDVVVVKQNDRKGNLVARLRGRNVSRKPLLLLSHIDVVEAKPEDWTLPPFTFVEKDSTFFGRGVADDKDDGAMHLTTIMRLKAEGYRGNRDIIVALTTDEEGGPDNGVDYLLKNHRPLIEAEYAFNEGGGGRVRDGKYLSHDIQAAEKVYADFRLEVTNPGGHSSQPVKENAIYQLAQALVKIGAYDFPVHLNDVTRTYFERSAAITPGKMGEAMKALAANPNDAAAIATLSSDKAYNSQLRTSCVATMLEGGHAPNALPQRARANVNCRILPNDPPAEIQKTLERIIGDPKVAITVTQAPKPSGPSPLTRELMGEIEGVTKEMWPGVPVIPTMSTGATDGVYMRNAGIPVYGVTGFFYNETFAHGMNERIPQQGFFNGMEFTYRLVKRVTSQSAVQ from the coding sequence ATGATGACCCTACGATCGATGCGCACGCTCGCCGCCGCGCTCCTGCTCGCGGCACCGGCGCTGGCGCACGCCCAGCAGGTTGGGCACATCGGCAAGACCAAGTGGGATTCCACGGCGCGCAACCTCTTCAAGGAACTCATCGAGATCAACACGACCGAGAGTTCGGGGAGCACGCTCAAGGCGGCGCAGGCGATGGCGGCGCGCCTCAAGGCGGCCGGTTTTCCCGACTCCGACGTGGTCGTCGTCAAGCAGAACGACCGCAAGGGGAACCTCGTCGCCCGTCTGCGCGGACGGAACGTGAGCCGCAAGCCGTTGCTCCTCCTCTCGCACATCGACGTGGTCGAGGCCAAGCCCGAGGACTGGACGCTGCCGCCGTTCACCTTCGTCGAGAAGGACTCGACCTTCTTCGGGCGCGGCGTCGCCGACGACAAGGACGACGGCGCGATGCACCTGACGACGATCATGCGCCTCAAGGCCGAGGGGTATCGTGGGAACCGCGACATCATCGTGGCGCTCACCACCGATGAGGAGGGCGGGCCCGACAACGGCGTCGACTACCTGCTGAAGAACCACCGCCCCCTCATCGAGGCAGAGTACGCATTCAACGAAGGGGGCGGCGGGCGCGTGCGCGACGGCAAGTACCTCTCGCACGACATCCAGGCGGCGGAGAAGGTGTACGCCGATTTCCGGCTCGAAGTCACCAACCCCGGCGGTCACTCCTCGCAGCCGGTGAAGGAGAACGCCATCTACCAGCTCGCGCAGGCGCTGGTGAAGATCGGGGCCTACGACTTCCCGGTGCACCTCAACGACGTCACCCGCACCTACTTCGAACGCTCGGCGGCCATCACGCCGGGGAAGATGGGCGAGGCGATGAAGGCGCTGGCCGCCAACCCTAACGACGCGGCCGCCATCGCCACCCTGTCGAGTGACAAGGCGTACAACTCGCAGCTGCGCACCTCCTGCGTGGCGACGATGCTCGAAGGGGGGCATGCCCCCAACGCCCTCCCGCAGCGTGCGCGCGCCAACGTGAACTGCCGCATCCTCCCCAACGACCCGCCGGCCGAGATCCAGAAGACGCTCGAGCGGATCATCGGCGATCCGAAGGTCGCCATCACCGTGACGCAGGCACCCAAGCCCTCGGGGCCGTCGCCGCTGACGCGCGAACTGATGGGGGAGATCGAGGGAGTGACGAAGGAGATGTGGCCGGGCGTTCCGGTGATCCCGACGATGAGCACCGGCGCCACGGACGGCGTCTACATGCGCAATGCCGGCATCCCGGTCTACGGCGTGACGGGCTTCTTCTACAACGAGACCTTCGCGCACGGCATGAACGAGCGCATCCCGCAGCAGGGGTTCTTCAACGGGATGGAGTTCACCTATCGGCTGGTGAAGCGGGTGACGAGCCAGTCGGCGGTGCAATAG